GGCCGGACGAGCGGGTCAGGCCTTGGCCGGGCTGCCAAGCAGGCGGGCGGGCAGGAACAGCAGGGCCTTGATGAAGGCGAAGAGCGCACCCACGCACAGGCCGGCCAGCCGGAAGGGCAGGGCAAGCAGCCACAGCAGCGGGGCCAAAACCAATGCAAGCAGCGCCAGCGGCCAGCAGAGCACGAGCAGCACGCACCAGACAAAGAAGACGCCGATGACTTTCATGCCTTAATAACCCGGCCGGCCGGGAAAAGTTGCAGGCCGGCTGCGGCGGATTTCAGAAGCGGTTCAGCAGTTTCTGCTTCAACGCATCGAATTCGGCGTCGGTCAGCAGGCCCTGCTTGCGCAGGGCGTCCAGCTTGGTGAGTTCGGCACCCAACTCGTCCGTGGTCATGGGCTTGGGTGGGACAGGGGCCGCGGTTGGGCCTGGTGTCAGTTCCGCATCGCCGGGCGCCAGGGCCTTGAAACGGAGGGTGACCTGGGCGAATTCGCCGACGAGATATTGGTTTTTGTCCTCCTGGACCGAGACC
This DNA window, taken from Oleiharenicola lentus, encodes the following:
- a CDS encoding SHOCT domain-containing protein codes for the protein MIVLLVSNAAWAANVLPVTAAEDGVFKVSVKATHKFTRNTDKLKEQALKAATDFCAKDGKTMKVVSVQEDKNQYLVGEFAQVTLRFKALAPGDAELTPGPTAAPVPPKPMTTDELGAELTKLDALRKQGLLTDAEFDALKQKLLNRF